The Thamnophis elegans isolate rThaEle1 chromosome Z, rThaEle1.pri, whole genome shotgun sequence genome contains a region encoding:
- the GIGYF1 gene encoding GRB10-interacting GYF protein 1 isoform X1, whose amino-acid sequence MAAEMLNFGPEWLRALSSGGSVASPPSSPAMPKYKLAEYRYGREEMLALYVKDNKVPDEIQDREFSAILEEEPLQPLALVPLTEEEQRNFSMSVNSVAVLRLMGKGAGVAPAGVSRGRGSTRSRAGRGRGESGFYQRSIEEAEGAAFGRGGVREIHRSQSWDDRGDRRFEKPIRREGARAPFEEGAPPSRKDFARSDSDNWRTLREEHEEEGEGGGSAGGGSGGSWRQSGGSRRESERWRSASPDGGPRSAGWREHGGDGRRRKFDFDFREREEEPRGGRRHRQSSDSFEEEKDGLPEWCLEDEEEEMGTFDSSGAFMSLKKSPKELLSEEQELSFQPLPEEQEEEEEQEEQPPEATEGNPRASREVPISPTTVERAERDQKDSRPGPEERKLPAPPGTPWQPSPPFVPLAATTNATASNCETLVPGNSSKAEKLALLPCGNPEAEALDGDPGPLGCPAQPTPAALSPLPVAPPAAPAAEFTVGDNEDEDGMKHLQQEAEKMVASLQDSSLEEEHFGQAIPEHRNTAAALPLSHEAAMKWFYKDPQGEIQGPFTTQEMAEWFQAGYFAMSLLVKRGCDEGFQPLGEVIKMWGRVPFAPGPSPPPLLVSVGWGRAGREQGNLDQERLKKQQELAAAAIYQQLQQQQLLQLVNSRQYSQCAAQQKVASGDLSTFLQQLQALKPRAGEQGMIPSMNRSISVPDTGSLWDTHTSASSQAGGEASLWDIPINSSTQGPILEQLQLQHKLQERRGAELRAKRDEDERKRREEEELYRRKQARLPSSSSWGQQSVNASSGQSSFSLADLQKLGDSRTCRELREECRHQEILQKLLQQQQQNTQPLWGGLAKQSPSLKALLELQQESDRHLQKPAQPRGQQRAHGGHGLSSLSSQWASDVGSLWGGHEKAAPLGLWEESMKGPGPLGRNLGLRNSRSSPSLGDAYSISSRQSRKKTDEEEKLLKLLQGIHKPAQDGFTQWCEQMLHALNASSSLDVPTVVAFLKEMESPYDVHDCIRSCLGDTLEAKEFAKQFLERRAKQRANQQRQQQQQQQQQEASWQSLFPANHSPKPPSFENSQAVKIKRRPVMLHADPSILGYALHGASSELETVEDY is encoded by the exons ATGGCCGCCGAGATGCTGAACTTCGGGCCGGAATG GCTTCGCGCACTCTCCAGTGGAGGCAGCGTGGCTTCCCCGCCatcctcccctgccatgccaaaGTACAAACTAGCCGAGTACCGATACGGGCGGGAAGAGATGCTAGCACTTTACGTCAAAGACAATAAG GTCCCTGACGAAATCCAAGACCGTGAATTCTCCGCCATCCTGGAGGAGGAGCCTCTGCAGCCCCTGGCGTTGGTCCCGTTGACCGAAGAAGAGCAG CGGAATTTCTCCATGTCCGTCAACAGCGTGGCCGTGCTGAGGCTGATGGGAAAGGGGGCCGGGGTGGCCCCCGCGGGGGTCTCCCGTGGAAGAGGCAGCACGCGGAGCCGAG CAGGCCGCGGGCGAGGCGAGAGCGGTTTTTACCAAAGAAGCATCGAGGAGGCGGAAGGCGCAGCCTTTGGCCGAGGAGGGGTCCGCGAAATCCACCGCAGCCAGAGTTGGGATGACCG AGGGGATCGGCGGTTTGAGAAGCCCATCCGGCGGGAAGGAG CCCGTGCCCCCTTTGAGGAGGGGGCTCCCCCCAGCCGCAAAGACTTTGCCCGCTCGGACAGCGACAACTGGCGCACGCTGCGTGAGGAGCacgaggaggagggagagggcgGCGGCAGCGCGGGGGGCGGGTCAGGAGGAAGCTGGCGGCAGAGCGGGGGGTCCCGgcgagagagcgagcgctggcGGTCGGCCAGCCCAG atGGAGGGCCTCGTTCGGCCGGCTGGCGGGAGCACGGCGGGGACGGGCGGCGGCGGAAGTTTGACTTCGACTTCCGAGAGCGTGAGGAGGAGCCGCGGGGGGGACGTCGCCATCGGCAGAGCAGTGACAGctttgaggaggagaaggacgggCTGCCCGAGTGGTGCctggaggatgaggaagaggagatgggCACCTTTGACTCCTCAGGGGCATTCATGTCCCTCAAG AAGAGCCCCAAAGAGCTGTTGTCGGAGGAGCAGGAGCTGAGTTTCCAGCCGCTGCCGgaggagcaagaggaggaggaggagcaggaggagcagccCCCAGAGGCCACGGAGGGCAACCCCAGGGCCAGCAGGGAGGTGCCCATCAGCCCCACCACTGTGGAGAGGGCAGAGAGAG atcaaAAGGACTCCCGGCCTGGCccagaggaaaggaagctgcCGGCTCCCCCGGGCACCCCCTGGCAGCCCAGCCCTCCCTTCGTCCCTCTTGCCGCCACCACCAACGCCACCGCCAGCAACTGTGAAACCCTTGTGCCGGGGAACTCTTCCAAAGCAGAGAAGCTGGCGCTGCTGCCCTGTGGCAACCCGGAGGCAGAGGCCCTGGATG GGGACCCGGGCCCTCTCGGCTGCCCAGCCCAGCCCACCCCTGccgccctctctcccctccccgtgGCCCCGCCTGCTGCTCCTGCTGCCGAATTCACGGTGGGCGACAACGAGGATGAGGACGGGATGAAGCACCTGCAGCAG GAAGCAGAGAAGATGGTGGCCTCCCTGCAGGACAGCTCCCTGGAGGAGGAGCACTTCGGCCAGGCCATCCCCGAGCACCGCAACACGGCAGCCGCCTTGCCCCTCTCCCACGAAGCAGCCATGAAGTGGTTCTACAAGGACCCCCAAGGGGAGATCCAAG gacCCTTCACCACCCAAGAGATGGCCGAGTGGTTCCAGGCCGGCTATTTTGCCATGTCGCTCTTGGTGAAGCGGGGCTGTGACGAGGGCTTCCAGCCGCTCGGAGAAGTGATCAAGATGTGGGGAAGAGTGCCTTTTGCGCCCGGTCCATCCCCCCCACCGTTGCTGGTGAGCGTAGGCTGGGGGAGGGCTGGGCGGGAGCAG GGGAACCTGGACCAGGAGCGCCTGAAGAAGCAGCAGGAACTGGCGGCCGCCGCCATCTACCAACAGCTCCAGCAACAGCAGCTGCTTCAGCTCGTCAACAG CCGGCAATACTCCCAGTGTGCCGCCCAGCAGAAGGTGGCGTCGGGGGATCTGAGCACCTTCCTCCAGCAGCTGCAGGCTCTCAAGCCCAG AGCCGGGGAGCAGGGCATGATCCCCTCCATGAACCGATCCATATCTGTGCCAGACACTGGGTCCCTCTGGGACACACATACCTCAGCCTCATCGCAAGCAG GCGGTGAAGCCAGTTTGTGGGATATTCCAATTAATTCTTCAACTCAGGGTCCGATCTTAGAACAACTTCAACTACAACATAAA CTGCAAGAGCGCCGAGGGGCTGAACTCAGGGCGAAGCGGGACGAGGACGAACGGAAGCGGCGCGAAGAGGAGGAGCTCTACCGGCGCAAACAGGCAAGG CTGCCCTCCTCTTCCTCGTGGGGCCAGCAGTCCGTCAACGCCTCTTCCGGGCAGAGCAGCTTCAGCCTGGCCGACCTGCAGAAGCTGGGAGACAGTCGGACCTGCAGGGAACTTCGGGAGGAG tgCCGCCACCAGGAAATACTGCAGAAGCTcctgcagcagcaacagcagaacACGCAGCCCCTCTGGGGGGGCCTGGCCAAGCAGAGCCCCTCCCTGAAGGCCCTGCTGGAGTTGCAGCAGGAGAGCGACAGGCACCTGCAGAAGCCGGCCCAACCCCGGGGTCAGCAGCGAGCG CACGGCGGACACGGTCTGAGCAGCCTCTCCTCTCAGTGGGCTTCAGACGTGGGTTCGCTGTGGGGGGGCCACGAGAAGGCCGCCCCCCTCGGCCTCTGGGAGGAGAGCATGAAGGGCCCCGGGCCCCTCGGCCGCAACCTGGGCTTGAGGAATAGCCGGAGCAGCCCCTCCCTAGG GGACGCCTACTCCATCTCCAGCCGGCAGAGCAGGAAGAAAACCGACGAGGaggagaagctcctgaagctgcTGCAGGGCATCCATAAACCTGCCCAGGACGGCTTCACCCAGTGGTGCGAGCAGATGCTGCACGCCCTCAACGCTTCCAGCAGCCTCGATG tgcCCACCGTGGTTGCTTTCCTGAAGGAGATGGAGTCGCCCTACGACGTCCATGACTGCATCCGCTCCTGCCTGGGAGACACCCTGGAAGCCAAAGAGTTTGCAAAACAGTTCCTAGAGCGCCGTGCCAAGCAGAGAGCCAATCAGCAGcgacaacagcagcagcagcagcagcag CAGGAGGCCTCGTGGCAGTCGCTCTTCCCGGCCAACCACAGCCCCAAACCGCCATCTTTTGAGAACAGCCAAGCCGTGAAGATCAAGAGGCGCCCCGTGATGCTGCATGCAGACCCCAGCATCCTGG GCTACGCTCTTCATGGCGCCTCCAGCGAGCTGGAAACGGTGGAGGACTACTga
- the GIGYF1 gene encoding GRB10-interacting GYF protein 1 isoform X2 yields the protein MAAEMLNFGPEWLRALSSGGSVASPPSSPAMPKYKLAEYRYGREEMLALYVKDNKVPDEIQDREFSAILEEEPLQPLALVPLTEEEQRNFSMSVNSVAVLRLMGKGAGVAPAGVSRGRGSTRSRAGRGRGESGFYQRSIEEAEGAAFGRGGVREIHRSQSWDDRGDRRFEKPIRREGARAPFEEGAPPSRKDFARSDSDNWRTLREEHEEEGEGGGSAGGGSGGSWRQSGGSRRESERWRSASPDGGPRSAGWREHGGDGRRRKFDFDFREREEEPRGGRRHRQSSDSFEEEKDGLPEWCLEDEEEEMGTFDSSGAFMSLKKSPKELLSEEQELSFQPLPEEQEEEEEQEEQPPEATEGNPRASREVPISPTTVERAERDQKDSRPGPEERKLPAPPGTPWQPSPPFVPLAATTNATASNCETLVPGNSSKAEKLALLPCGNPEAEALDGDPGPLGCPAQPTPAALSPLPVAPPAAPAAEFTVGDNEDEDGMKHLQQEAEKMVASLQDSSLEEEHFGQAIPEHRNTAAALPLSHEAAMKWFYKDPQGEIQGPFTTQEMAEWFQAGYFAMSLLVKRGCDEGFQPLGEVIKMWGRVPFAPGPSPPPLLVSVGWGRAGREQGNLDQERLKKQQELAAAAIYQQLQQQQLLQLVNSRQYSQCAAQQKVASGDLSTFLQQLQALKPRAGEQGMIPSMNRSISVPDTGSLWDTHTSASSQAGGEASLWDIPINSSTQGPILEQLQLQHKLQERRGAELRAKRDEDERKRREEEELYRRKQARLPSSSSWGQQSVNASSGQSSFSLADLQKLGDSRTCRELREECRHQEILQKLLQQQQQNTQPLWGGLAKQSPSLKALLELQQESDRHLQKPAQPRGQQRAHGGHGLSSLSSQWASDVGSLWGGHEKAAPLGLWEESMKGPGPLGRNLGLRNSRSSPSLGDAYSISSRQSRKKTDEEEKLLKLLQGIHKPAQDGFTQWCEQMLHALNASSSLDVPTVVAFLKEMESPYDVHDCIRSCLGDTLEAKEFAKQFLERRAKQRANQQRQQQQQQQQEASWQSLFPANHSPKPPSFENSQAVKIKRRPVMLHADPSILGYALHGASSELETVEDY from the exons ATGGCCGCCGAGATGCTGAACTTCGGGCCGGAATG GCTTCGCGCACTCTCCAGTGGAGGCAGCGTGGCTTCCCCGCCatcctcccctgccatgccaaaGTACAAACTAGCCGAGTACCGATACGGGCGGGAAGAGATGCTAGCACTTTACGTCAAAGACAATAAG GTCCCTGACGAAATCCAAGACCGTGAATTCTCCGCCATCCTGGAGGAGGAGCCTCTGCAGCCCCTGGCGTTGGTCCCGTTGACCGAAGAAGAGCAG CGGAATTTCTCCATGTCCGTCAACAGCGTGGCCGTGCTGAGGCTGATGGGAAAGGGGGCCGGGGTGGCCCCCGCGGGGGTCTCCCGTGGAAGAGGCAGCACGCGGAGCCGAG CAGGCCGCGGGCGAGGCGAGAGCGGTTTTTACCAAAGAAGCATCGAGGAGGCGGAAGGCGCAGCCTTTGGCCGAGGAGGGGTCCGCGAAATCCACCGCAGCCAGAGTTGGGATGACCG AGGGGATCGGCGGTTTGAGAAGCCCATCCGGCGGGAAGGAG CCCGTGCCCCCTTTGAGGAGGGGGCTCCCCCCAGCCGCAAAGACTTTGCCCGCTCGGACAGCGACAACTGGCGCACGCTGCGTGAGGAGCacgaggaggagggagagggcgGCGGCAGCGCGGGGGGCGGGTCAGGAGGAAGCTGGCGGCAGAGCGGGGGGTCCCGgcgagagagcgagcgctggcGGTCGGCCAGCCCAG atGGAGGGCCTCGTTCGGCCGGCTGGCGGGAGCACGGCGGGGACGGGCGGCGGCGGAAGTTTGACTTCGACTTCCGAGAGCGTGAGGAGGAGCCGCGGGGGGGACGTCGCCATCGGCAGAGCAGTGACAGctttgaggaggagaaggacgggCTGCCCGAGTGGTGCctggaggatgaggaagaggagatgggCACCTTTGACTCCTCAGGGGCATTCATGTCCCTCAAG AAGAGCCCCAAAGAGCTGTTGTCGGAGGAGCAGGAGCTGAGTTTCCAGCCGCTGCCGgaggagcaagaggaggaggaggagcaggaggagcagccCCCAGAGGCCACGGAGGGCAACCCCAGGGCCAGCAGGGAGGTGCCCATCAGCCCCACCACTGTGGAGAGGGCAGAGAGAG atcaaAAGGACTCCCGGCCTGGCccagaggaaaggaagctgcCGGCTCCCCCGGGCACCCCCTGGCAGCCCAGCCCTCCCTTCGTCCCTCTTGCCGCCACCACCAACGCCACCGCCAGCAACTGTGAAACCCTTGTGCCGGGGAACTCTTCCAAAGCAGAGAAGCTGGCGCTGCTGCCCTGTGGCAACCCGGAGGCAGAGGCCCTGGATG GGGACCCGGGCCCTCTCGGCTGCCCAGCCCAGCCCACCCCTGccgccctctctcccctccccgtgGCCCCGCCTGCTGCTCCTGCTGCCGAATTCACGGTGGGCGACAACGAGGATGAGGACGGGATGAAGCACCTGCAGCAG GAAGCAGAGAAGATGGTGGCCTCCCTGCAGGACAGCTCCCTGGAGGAGGAGCACTTCGGCCAGGCCATCCCCGAGCACCGCAACACGGCAGCCGCCTTGCCCCTCTCCCACGAAGCAGCCATGAAGTGGTTCTACAAGGACCCCCAAGGGGAGATCCAAG gacCCTTCACCACCCAAGAGATGGCCGAGTGGTTCCAGGCCGGCTATTTTGCCATGTCGCTCTTGGTGAAGCGGGGCTGTGACGAGGGCTTCCAGCCGCTCGGAGAAGTGATCAAGATGTGGGGAAGAGTGCCTTTTGCGCCCGGTCCATCCCCCCCACCGTTGCTGGTGAGCGTAGGCTGGGGGAGGGCTGGGCGGGAGCAG GGGAACCTGGACCAGGAGCGCCTGAAGAAGCAGCAGGAACTGGCGGCCGCCGCCATCTACCAACAGCTCCAGCAACAGCAGCTGCTTCAGCTCGTCAACAG CCGGCAATACTCCCAGTGTGCCGCCCAGCAGAAGGTGGCGTCGGGGGATCTGAGCACCTTCCTCCAGCAGCTGCAGGCTCTCAAGCCCAG AGCCGGGGAGCAGGGCATGATCCCCTCCATGAACCGATCCATATCTGTGCCAGACACTGGGTCCCTCTGGGACACACATACCTCAGCCTCATCGCAAGCAG GCGGTGAAGCCAGTTTGTGGGATATTCCAATTAATTCTTCAACTCAGGGTCCGATCTTAGAACAACTTCAACTACAACATAAA CTGCAAGAGCGCCGAGGGGCTGAACTCAGGGCGAAGCGGGACGAGGACGAACGGAAGCGGCGCGAAGAGGAGGAGCTCTACCGGCGCAAACAGGCAAGG CTGCCCTCCTCTTCCTCGTGGGGCCAGCAGTCCGTCAACGCCTCTTCCGGGCAGAGCAGCTTCAGCCTGGCCGACCTGCAGAAGCTGGGAGACAGTCGGACCTGCAGGGAACTTCGGGAGGAG tgCCGCCACCAGGAAATACTGCAGAAGCTcctgcagcagcaacagcagaacACGCAGCCCCTCTGGGGGGGCCTGGCCAAGCAGAGCCCCTCCCTGAAGGCCCTGCTGGAGTTGCAGCAGGAGAGCGACAGGCACCTGCAGAAGCCGGCCCAACCCCGGGGTCAGCAGCGAGCG CACGGCGGACACGGTCTGAGCAGCCTCTCCTCTCAGTGGGCTTCAGACGTGGGTTCGCTGTGGGGGGGCCACGAGAAGGCCGCCCCCCTCGGCCTCTGGGAGGAGAGCATGAAGGGCCCCGGGCCCCTCGGCCGCAACCTGGGCTTGAGGAATAGCCGGAGCAGCCCCTCCCTAGG GGACGCCTACTCCATCTCCAGCCGGCAGAGCAGGAAGAAAACCGACGAGGaggagaagctcctgaagctgcTGCAGGGCATCCATAAACCTGCCCAGGACGGCTTCACCCAGTGGTGCGAGCAGATGCTGCACGCCCTCAACGCTTCCAGCAGCCTCGATG tgcCCACCGTGGTTGCTTTCCTGAAGGAGATGGAGTCGCCCTACGACGTCCATGACTGCATCCGCTCCTGCCTGGGAGACACCCTGGAAGCCAAAGAGTTTGCAAAACAGTTCCTAGAGCGCCGTGCCAAGCAGAGAGCCAATCAGCAGcgacaacagcagcagcagcagcagcag GAGGCCTCGTGGCAGTCGCTCTTCCCGGCCAACCACAGCCCCAAACCGCCATCTTTTGAGAACAGCCAAGCCGTGAAGATCAAGAGGCGCCCCGTGATGCTGCATGCAGACCCCAGCATCCTGG GCTACGCTCTTCATGGCGCCTCCAGCGAGCTGGAAACGGTGGAGGACTACTga
- the GIGYF1 gene encoding GRB10-interacting GYF protein 1 isoform X3: protein MAAEMLNFGPEWLRALSSGGSVASPPSSPAMPKYKLAEYRYGREEMLALYVKDNKVPDEIQDREFSAILEEEPLQPLALVPLTEEEQRNFSMSVNSVAVLRLMGKGAGVAPAGVSRGRGSTRSRAGRGRGESGFYQRSIEEAEGAAFGRGGVREIHRSQSWDDRGDRRFEKPIRREGARAPFEEGAPPSRKDFARSDSDNWRTLREEHEEEGEGGGSAGGGSGGSWRQSGGSRRESERWRSASPDGGPRSAGWREHGGDGRRRKFDFDFREREEEPRGGRRHRQSSDSFEEEKDGLPEWCLEDEEEEMGTFDSSGAFMSLKKSPKELLSEEQELSFQPLPEEQEEEEEQEEQPPEATEGNPRASREVPISPTTVERAERDQKDSRPGPEERKLPAPPGTPWQPSPPFVPLAATTNATASNCETLVPGNSSKAEKLALLPCGNPEAEALDGDPGPLGCPAQPTPAALSPLPVAPPAAPAAEFTVGDNEDEDGMKHLQQEAEKMVASLQDSSLEEEHFGQAIPEHRNTAAALPLSHEAAMKWFYKDPQGEIQGPFTTQEMAEWFQAGYFAMSLLVKRGCDEGFQPLGEVIKMWGRVPFAPGPSPPPLLVSVGWGRAGREQGNLDQERLKKQQELAAAAIYQQLQQQQLLQLVNSRQYSQCAAQQKVASGDLSTFLQQLQALKPRAGEQGMIPSMNRSISVPDTGSLWDTHTSASSQAGGEASLWDIPINSSTQGPILEQLQLQHKLQERRGAELRAKRDEDERKRREEEELYRRKQLPSSSSWGQQSVNASSGQSSFSLADLQKLGDSRTCRELREECRHQEILQKLLQQQQQNTQPLWGGLAKQSPSLKALLELQQESDRHLQKPAQPRGQQRAHGGHGLSSLSSQWASDVGSLWGGHEKAAPLGLWEESMKGPGPLGRNLGLRNSRSSPSLGDAYSISSRQSRKKTDEEEKLLKLLQGIHKPAQDGFTQWCEQMLHALNASSSLDVPTVVAFLKEMESPYDVHDCIRSCLGDTLEAKEFAKQFLERRAKQRANQQRQQQQQQQQQEASWQSLFPANHSPKPPSFENSQAVKIKRRPVMLHADPSILGYALHGASSELETVEDY from the exons ATGGCCGCCGAGATGCTGAACTTCGGGCCGGAATG GCTTCGCGCACTCTCCAGTGGAGGCAGCGTGGCTTCCCCGCCatcctcccctgccatgccaaaGTACAAACTAGCCGAGTACCGATACGGGCGGGAAGAGATGCTAGCACTTTACGTCAAAGACAATAAG GTCCCTGACGAAATCCAAGACCGTGAATTCTCCGCCATCCTGGAGGAGGAGCCTCTGCAGCCCCTGGCGTTGGTCCCGTTGACCGAAGAAGAGCAG CGGAATTTCTCCATGTCCGTCAACAGCGTGGCCGTGCTGAGGCTGATGGGAAAGGGGGCCGGGGTGGCCCCCGCGGGGGTCTCCCGTGGAAGAGGCAGCACGCGGAGCCGAG CAGGCCGCGGGCGAGGCGAGAGCGGTTTTTACCAAAGAAGCATCGAGGAGGCGGAAGGCGCAGCCTTTGGCCGAGGAGGGGTCCGCGAAATCCACCGCAGCCAGAGTTGGGATGACCG AGGGGATCGGCGGTTTGAGAAGCCCATCCGGCGGGAAGGAG CCCGTGCCCCCTTTGAGGAGGGGGCTCCCCCCAGCCGCAAAGACTTTGCCCGCTCGGACAGCGACAACTGGCGCACGCTGCGTGAGGAGCacgaggaggagggagagggcgGCGGCAGCGCGGGGGGCGGGTCAGGAGGAAGCTGGCGGCAGAGCGGGGGGTCCCGgcgagagagcgagcgctggcGGTCGGCCAGCCCAG atGGAGGGCCTCGTTCGGCCGGCTGGCGGGAGCACGGCGGGGACGGGCGGCGGCGGAAGTTTGACTTCGACTTCCGAGAGCGTGAGGAGGAGCCGCGGGGGGGACGTCGCCATCGGCAGAGCAGTGACAGctttgaggaggagaaggacgggCTGCCCGAGTGGTGCctggaggatgaggaagaggagatgggCACCTTTGACTCCTCAGGGGCATTCATGTCCCTCAAG AAGAGCCCCAAAGAGCTGTTGTCGGAGGAGCAGGAGCTGAGTTTCCAGCCGCTGCCGgaggagcaagaggaggaggaggagcaggaggagcagccCCCAGAGGCCACGGAGGGCAACCCCAGGGCCAGCAGGGAGGTGCCCATCAGCCCCACCACTGTGGAGAGGGCAGAGAGAG atcaaAAGGACTCCCGGCCTGGCccagaggaaaggaagctgcCGGCTCCCCCGGGCACCCCCTGGCAGCCCAGCCCTCCCTTCGTCCCTCTTGCCGCCACCACCAACGCCACCGCCAGCAACTGTGAAACCCTTGTGCCGGGGAACTCTTCCAAAGCAGAGAAGCTGGCGCTGCTGCCCTGTGGCAACCCGGAGGCAGAGGCCCTGGATG GGGACCCGGGCCCTCTCGGCTGCCCAGCCCAGCCCACCCCTGccgccctctctcccctccccgtgGCCCCGCCTGCTGCTCCTGCTGCCGAATTCACGGTGGGCGACAACGAGGATGAGGACGGGATGAAGCACCTGCAGCAG GAAGCAGAGAAGATGGTGGCCTCCCTGCAGGACAGCTCCCTGGAGGAGGAGCACTTCGGCCAGGCCATCCCCGAGCACCGCAACACGGCAGCCGCCTTGCCCCTCTCCCACGAAGCAGCCATGAAGTGGTTCTACAAGGACCCCCAAGGGGAGATCCAAG gacCCTTCACCACCCAAGAGATGGCCGAGTGGTTCCAGGCCGGCTATTTTGCCATGTCGCTCTTGGTGAAGCGGGGCTGTGACGAGGGCTTCCAGCCGCTCGGAGAAGTGATCAAGATGTGGGGAAGAGTGCCTTTTGCGCCCGGTCCATCCCCCCCACCGTTGCTGGTGAGCGTAGGCTGGGGGAGGGCTGGGCGGGAGCAG GGGAACCTGGACCAGGAGCGCCTGAAGAAGCAGCAGGAACTGGCGGCCGCCGCCATCTACCAACAGCTCCAGCAACAGCAGCTGCTTCAGCTCGTCAACAG CCGGCAATACTCCCAGTGTGCCGCCCAGCAGAAGGTGGCGTCGGGGGATCTGAGCACCTTCCTCCAGCAGCTGCAGGCTCTCAAGCCCAG AGCCGGGGAGCAGGGCATGATCCCCTCCATGAACCGATCCATATCTGTGCCAGACACTGGGTCCCTCTGGGACACACATACCTCAGCCTCATCGCAAGCAG GCGGTGAAGCCAGTTTGTGGGATATTCCAATTAATTCTTCAACTCAGGGTCCGATCTTAGAACAACTTCAACTACAACATAAA CTGCAAGAGCGCCGAGGGGCTGAACTCAGGGCGAAGCGGGACGAGGACGAACGGAAGCGGCGCGAAGAGGAGGAGCTCTACCGGCGCAAACAG CTGCCCTCCTCTTCCTCGTGGGGCCAGCAGTCCGTCAACGCCTCTTCCGGGCAGAGCAGCTTCAGCCTGGCCGACCTGCAGAAGCTGGGAGACAGTCGGACCTGCAGGGAACTTCGGGAGGAG tgCCGCCACCAGGAAATACTGCAGAAGCTcctgcagcagcaacagcagaacACGCAGCCCCTCTGGGGGGGCCTGGCCAAGCAGAGCCCCTCCCTGAAGGCCCTGCTGGAGTTGCAGCAGGAGAGCGACAGGCACCTGCAGAAGCCGGCCCAACCCCGGGGTCAGCAGCGAGCG CACGGCGGACACGGTCTGAGCAGCCTCTCCTCTCAGTGGGCTTCAGACGTGGGTTCGCTGTGGGGGGGCCACGAGAAGGCCGCCCCCCTCGGCCTCTGGGAGGAGAGCATGAAGGGCCCCGGGCCCCTCGGCCGCAACCTGGGCTTGAGGAATAGCCGGAGCAGCCCCTCCCTAGG GGACGCCTACTCCATCTCCAGCCGGCAGAGCAGGAAGAAAACCGACGAGGaggagaagctcctgaagctgcTGCAGGGCATCCATAAACCTGCCCAGGACGGCTTCACCCAGTGGTGCGAGCAGATGCTGCACGCCCTCAACGCTTCCAGCAGCCTCGATG tgcCCACCGTGGTTGCTTTCCTGAAGGAGATGGAGTCGCCCTACGACGTCCATGACTGCATCCGCTCCTGCCTGGGAGACACCCTGGAAGCCAAAGAGTTTGCAAAACAGTTCCTAGAGCGCCGTGCCAAGCAGAGAGCCAATCAGCAGcgacaacagcagcagcagcagcagcag CAGGAGGCCTCGTGGCAGTCGCTCTTCCCGGCCAACCACAGCCCCAAACCGCCATCTTTTGAGAACAGCCAAGCCGTGAAGATCAAGAGGCGCCCCGTGATGCTGCATGCAGACCCCAGCATCCTGG GCTACGCTCTTCATGGCGCCTCCAGCGAGCTGGAAACGGTGGAGGACTACTga